From one Gossypium hirsutum isolate 1008001.06 chromosome D08, Gossypium_hirsutum_v2.1, whole genome shotgun sequence genomic stretch:
- the LOC107909627 gene encoding protein GLUTAMINE DUMPER 2 — protein MAARETFNVTAASPSTIPHSPWHSPVPYLFGGLAAMLGLIAFALLILACSYWKLSGYLENGERGEGDRDLEAGDETQKGGAPVMEQKFLVIMAGEVKPTFLATPISSSRSSSFGDKSCCCGEKGEKLEEETTSGDAEDQHQQPPTQETQHH, from the coding sequence ATGGCAGCAAGAGAGACATTCAATGTCACAGCAGCGTCGCCTTCCACGATTCCACACTCGCCATGGCATTCACCAGTTCCCTACTTGTTCGGCGGCTTGGCTGCCATGCTTGGTCTCATAGCCTTTGCGCTCCTCATACTTGCTTGTTCTTATTGGAAACTGTCAGGGTACCTTGAGAATGGCGAGAGAGGTGAAGGGGACAGAGACTTGGAAGCAGGAGATGAGACCCAGAAAGGAGGAGCTCCTGTTATGGAACAAAAGTTTCTTGTGATAATGGCAGGCGAAGTAAAGCCAACGTTCTTGGCCACCCCCATTTCTTCTAGCAGGTCTTCTTCTTTCGGCGATAAGAGCTGTTGCTGTGGTGAAAAGGGTGAGAAATTGGAGGAGGAGACTACTAGTGGTGACGCTGAGGATCAGCATCAGCAACCCCCGACTCAGGAGACTCAACACCATTGA